Genomic window (Bacteroidota bacterium):
GCGAGGTGGTCAATTTGAACCGGCGCACACTGGATATTTAGAGCGTTTTTTCCATATTGATTACCTGCAACTGGTAAGCAACAGTCGTAACGGAATGAACCGGGAACAACAAGTTGGCGATATTGCCCGCCGTTTGAAAAATATTGCAAAGGAAACCGGGATAACCGTAGTCCTGTTAAGCCAGTTATCCCGCGATAAATTGCGCCCCCGTCCGTCATTGCCACGCCTTAGGGATTCCGGGCAAATTGAGGAAGCCG
Coding sequences:
- a CDS encoding DnaB-like helicase C-terminal domain-containing protein; translation: RGGQFEPAHTGYLERFFHIDYLQLVSNSRNGMNREQQVGDIARRLKNIAKETGITVVLLSQLSRDKLRPRPSLPRLRDSGQIEEAADQVIFVYRPEFYGIEYFNEPFEMTQTKGKAEIIIAKGRNIGITAFIVNFDFEHTEFTDYDSFEANPVQLESPCKMKCEF